Within the Ostrinia nubilalis chromosome 12, ilOstNubi1.1, whole genome shotgun sequence genome, the region ttggcaatacacgtcgaggccaacttgatttgtgccattttcaagtttcAAGTGAGACTAGTAAGGAAGGAGACGAGTTacaactagagatgggtagtgggtaaaaacccatttcacccgattgggttaaaactgggtgatttgggtaaaaacggtttttacccattatcacccattctggtgggtgaaaacaaatatagcgttttttttaaagtgagaagtggtatttgttgctaagggggcgttctagtgttacgtaatgcaatctggggggagaggaggtcttgaaaaacgttacaatgcgttacagtggcggaaggacGGTTCGATTTCAactttttaagcagaagtactttgtagttgacgttgttatttgtaactttataccgtaacgtcatcaaagagagagtttggcatctttggcatccccccctccatgtccttgccatgatcacaaattattgtgttcctactaaatttcttctaaatcggttcaacgattcttgaaataacaccattttataaaataattggtcacatcatcataacgtgatcaattttacgatttggccacgatataaatgcatattagtgttaaatggcaatgccagattttgtatggaaagtggcgtctttttttttttcgcgcggccatcgaccaaactttgttttttgattacaaaatagtgtaataaaccaaacttactatggcatgtatacctctaaactcagtctgaactaagttacgagcattagaagtttgatgattttcatactagatttgctttttgtgcccaagttttgtaagaaattgcaacaaaatattgcactatttttttattgcgctgattctgctccatactgatgtctggagcctttaatggatggtataatgatgaaataatgaatctcactattttgttgcaatttcttacaaaactttgcgcgcaaaaagcaaatctagtatgaaaatcatcaaacttctaatgctcgtaactcagttcagactgagtttagaggtatacatgtcatagtaagtttggtttattacactattttgtaatcaaaaaacaaagtttggtcgatggccgcgcgaaaaaaaaaagacgccaatttccggcattgtcttttgacttattacttattaatcaataaacttaaatgagaaaaattcaataaaaaaaaaaaaaaagataccaaatgaaataattataaaattatttgttttcaaccGGTGTAAACACatacgggtggaatgaaaccacagaatacataatagtagcaaatgaaacgggtttttattgggttttttttaccctcatgtgggtttttacccgggtggaaacccatctctagttacAACATTACAAAGACAAAATAGGACTAAGTCCACTGTTGCTTGTGTGTGGTCCGAATCAATTATTTGATGCTATAAAAAACAAcagtatttttaatgaaaaataacgtTTTTGACTTAATTAACCATTGCATTTGCAATTCGCAGTCGAAGATTCTAATCTCTCATTACTtgatttactagcttttgccagcggcttcacccgcgtggtatttagtttgtcacagatcgtcataaattatagcctatgttattctgggttataaacaatgatactgtagtttcatcgaaatccgttcagtagtttttgcgtgaaagagtaacaaacatgttgacatccagacatccatacaaactttcgcaattttataatattagtaagaagtaagatataCAGTAATGTAATACAGCCAAGTCACAAAAACAACACTTATTGAATATCCCTTTTATTCAATGCATATTATAAGATTTGACTATTCAAAATACTTCAACTACCTATcttaaaaattacaaaagtCCTTGACGTTTTAAATCTTCGTACGTCTTCCGATTCACTACATTTCCTTGAGAATCCTCAAACTCTTCATCATTCTCGGCGACAAACCGCTCATTTTCTTTTTGGTGCTTGATTTTCTCCCatactgaaaacaaaaaaaaagtttggatCATCTTCATAAAAATGGAAAAAGTTTACttgtttttttcattttttttatacttacaaGCAAGGGCATCCTCAATTTGAGTAACATTCGCAAAATGTGCGGTGTTGGGTATGCCGAGGCATCGCATGCCGTGGGCGTGTCTCCATTCGGCGAAGTGGCGCTGGAAAGCTTTAGGGCCCTTGTACGTGTAGTTACCGCAAATCTCACAGGTGTAGCTGATGTTCAGGCCGTGGAGTTTGTACAGCCAGTACGGTATAGGCtggaaaaagaaataaattgtaAGGATTTCCCGAAAATTATCATTTAACTTATTCTGCTAGGTAAGGTGCGATTATTGAATtgaaatatgtattattatCATTCGTTTCGGTCGCCAATGTCTATGTGTctttattatcatcattttatccAATGGCAATCTACTTTTGACCGCAAGTATTAAATTGGAGCGCCATAAATAGATCTTCCGATTGTTTCATTAGGCCAGTGCCAGCTATAACCTTAGTGAGTCGATCAACCGAGCAGGGAATCATCTAAAACTAAGTTTGACGTTTACTATGGTCACTGACCTTGCCGTCCCAGCCCAGCGGCAGGTTCTTAGGGTTATAGGGGACCTCGTCGTCGTCAGAGTCTATATCGGGAGCAGCAGACGCGTCGCTCTCGTCGCCGCTGTCGTCACGCCTCTCGCCCGCCGCACGCGCAGCCCGACGGGTTACGTTCTCTATGGTCGATGAGCGCGTGCCGCTTACTACTCCCGCGAATCTGAATAGagacttaattttattataggtaCTGTTTCTCATTGCTTTCCAGTTTTGAGCAATGTATTCTGATACAGACCGGACTCTGAGATCGTcagaaacaatattaaagtcatctcacttaacaccataAAAAGTAACcgaaaaataaaacagtttttaatgatatttttttttgtaacaagttcataaattaaaattcttctGTAAATATAATGTTGCAGTGAAATTGTAGCTTAAACTTACCTATACACTTGAGCTTCAATAGCAGCAATATCTTTGTGCCTCTGCTGAGTTGAAGCCTTAGCTTTGTTCCCTCCCTTCTTAGCAACCAATGACTTATCCAGGGCAGTTTGTCCCTTTGTACTGAATAACCTTAAATGAAGAAAATGCAGCActtgaaatatttgtaaaaataaaattcagtcAGTTTAATATTTAAAGTTAGTTAGTTACCTTTGCGCTCTTTCTTCCAAAGTGCCTCCACATTTAAGCCCAAGGGCCATCAAGGCAGATTTCAATCTGTCCAACCCCAAGGAAGCCAATTCCTCCCACGAAGAAAAGGCTGAGAGGTCCAAATGGGCACCAACATTGGTCAAAGCACCGCCAGtttctttctgaaaaataataatattacataagaTTCACCAGATCTTTAAAAAATCAAGGGTTTTAAGGGAATATAATATCTATAGCATCTACCAAGATACATATTCGTCTATACTTACTGGCCAGCCGGGGAATGAGCCAGCCTCCCATTGCTTGACAAACTCCTGATGAGCAGTCGCCATCTCTTGAGCTTGATCCAACAAAGGCTTCACTCGACTGACAAAATCCTTCAGATATGTCAATAATGCTCGAATGTAGTTTCTATATTCACTGTTTTTGCGTTCACGGGGAATGTCAAAGAGGTGGTCAAATATACTCAGGTATGTG harbors:
- the LOC135076898 gene encoding splicing factor 3A subunit 3, with translation METILEQQRSYHEERERTMDAMVKEILHKKTGHRETINADHRLKNLHDRYIESTIRLKELYEDKDGLRKEEIAALSGPNEFQEFYARLKQIKEFHRKHPNEICVPMSVEFEELAKIRENPAEDFTTPVEFTDEEGYGKYLDLHECYEKYINLKGIEKVDYITYLSIFDHLFDIPRERKNSEYRNYIRALLTYLKDFVSRVKPLLDQAQEMATAHQEFVKQWEAGSFPGWPKETGGALTNVGAHLDLSAFSSWEELASLGLDRLKSALMALGLKCGGTLEERAQRLFSTKGQTALDKSLVAKKGGNKAKASTQQRHKDIAAIEAQVYRFAGVVSGTRSSTIENVTRRAARAAGERRDDSGDESDASAAPDIDSDDDEVPYNPKNLPLGWDGKPIPYWLYKLHGLNISYTCEICGNYTYKGPKAFQRHFAEWRHAHGMRCLGIPNTAHFANVTQIEDALALWEKIKHQKENERFVAENDEEFEDSQGNVVNRKTYEDLKRQGLL